DNA sequence from the Molothrus aeneus isolate 106 chromosome 24, BPBGC_Maene_1.0, whole genome shotgun sequence genome:
CGTACCTGCTGGCTGTCAGCACACTGGCGGGCGAGAAGTCCCCGTTCTGCCCCTTGTACTTGGCCTCAGCCCCGGTGCCGCCGTAGGCCGTGGCTTTCCCCGCAGCGTCCGCTGACGGCCGCCTGCCCTGGGCGCTCGAGGGGCCGTTcctggggccggggctggggcccGGGCGCCGAGAGCCCTCCCTGGGCGTGGAGCTGAACCCGCCGGGGCCGTAGGAGGAGATGGTGGAGGCCAGGGTGCCCGAAGCCCGGGGGGCTGCGGCCGCCCGGGGGTAGGAGCTGTCGGGCTCCGACATGTACAGGCGCTTTTTGATCAGTGGCCGTGGGTTGGGGCCGTGGCTGGGGAAGCTCGAGGAGCTGCTGTGATCCGGGTACTGCGGTGTGAAGTCTCCGTTCCTCCAGCTCTTCTCCaagggtggcagagctgctggctcctggtTGTTGCCCCCGTAGCTGCGGCTGTAGCCAGCCCACCTGAAATAGCGCGGCTCTCCCGAGCCCCGGCCGCTGTCAGGGACGCTGGGGCACTTGCGGTTCTCCTCCCGGCTCGGGAGGGGACCCTCGTTGGCCTCGTTGCTGAATTCAGGGGGCGGGGGGATAATGCCAAAGTCCAGCGCTGTGTCCCCGTTCTCCTCCTCGCTGGGCActctgggctgggccgggccgggctgacCCGAGTCCAGCAGGCCCCGGAGCAGGCTGGAGGCGGCGGCTCGCCGGGGCCCGGGGGGCTGCGCCTCCCGCACGGCCCGgccctgctctgaggagctggagaaCGAGGGGGGCTTGCTCCAGCCAGACCCCACTGGGCTGGCCGCAGACGGCCGAGGCACCACGGTGAAGGAGCAGGGCTTGGACTCGTGGCGGAAGAAGCTGGTGGACGAGGTGGTGTCCGAGGAGGCACTGCCGAGTCTCAGGGCCGGCCTTGCCCTGAGTGCGGCCGCCCCGTCCCCAGGCTGGCGGCTCCTCTGGGCGCGCTGCCGGGccgccagcagcagggccatggGCGAGCCCCGCTCCACGGGCTCCCCCGTCACCGGGTGGATCAgcacctcctcctgccccgCTCCCGAGGTGCCTGGGGGGCTCCTGCCCGAGCTCCGGGGGCAGGGCGGCTCGGCTGAGCCCGGGCCATGGGGTGGCTCAGCGGAGCCCGGGGCACAGGGCGTCTCGGCCGAGCTGGCCCCAGCCCGGTGCACTTTGTACTGGAAAAtggccgggctgggctgtggtgccgggctctgtgcaggggacacaggggctgagggtgggctgggagctgggggctcCTCTGCTGGTtcctggggtggctctgggggacTCACACTGCTGTGGAGGgacccaggagcagggctcacGTCCTCTGTgacctggccagcagcaggagcaggatggtcCTCGTGGTCTGTCTCATCCTTCTCCACAGCAGCCGCCGGGGCGGGGAGCAGGCTGGGGACCAGCTTTGGCACCACTGAGTCCCTCACGTCAGGGGGGCTCTTCCTCACGTCAGGGGGGCTCTTCCTCACCTGTGGGGTGCTGATGCCATTCTCCACAGCCTGCTTctggctgctgagccctggggcaggtttcccctctttcttcagggacagcacagcctccAGCTCGTTCCTGATTGTCATCACACTGCGGGGCTGTGTGTCAGGGTTGCTCTCCGGGGCAGtgactgcagtgctgggagagcccCCACTGGTGCTGGGGGGGCTGCTGGGCGCCTCTTTCTTCTCACTCTCCCCTCCCTTGGATAACCCCGTGTCCTTCCTGGCGAGCTGGGGCTCGCTGAGCCCTGGCTCCCGGCTGCCAGCATGGCTAGGACTGCTGTCCAAGGACTGGGGAGCTCCCGGCCTCTCCAGCGGCCTCTCCTCGCGGCGCGGGGAGCGCAGCAGCGCTGAGAGCTCGTCCCGCAGCTTGTTCAGGTTGTTGGCATCCTTCCAGTCATCCTCGCAGCTCGGGTAGTCTGGAGGAGGCAGATCCAGGTCGTTTGCAGTGAGAGGTTCAGATTTTGGAGGGGAGTCTCTCCCAGCTATTTTCAGCTGGGGAATCCTCTCCCCCTCGGAGCCCAGCAGAGGGGACCGGCGGCCAGCGGGATTCACACCTTGGCTGAGCCCTGTGCCCGGCTTGGGGCTCAGTGGAGGGGGCACAGCCGCCTTCCCAAGGCCCTGTCTGAGCCCGGAGCTCCTCTGCTCGGCCTCTCCCGGCCGTGCCTTGCTGGCAGCTCTGATGGTGAAGCAGGGTGGCAGGGGCGGCCGGGCGTGAGGCTGCCTGGGCACGGGCTCCTGCCGGCCCTCCTGCACCGGGATGGACGAGGAGCGcgccggggccggcggcggcacCTTGAACGACCTGGGGAAGGTCAGGTGGGGCTCGGCCTTGGGCTGCGGGCTCTccttggggctgggggctgcaggcacCCCGGGCTCGGCAGCGCAGAGCGGCCCCTCGGCGTCCCCCTGCCTGGTGTTCAGCACGGTCTCGGATTTCCACTTGGACATGCCGGGGCCGAAGGGGTCCCGGGCGCCCGGTGGGGCGGGCGGGATGAAGTCGGGAGGAGCCGGGGTGCTGGGGGAGGACAGGGCCgaggcgggcggcggcggcgctgccatggcaggaggcgGGGGCACCGTCtcgggcggcagcggcggcggtgGTGGCAGCATCTCGGGGGGTGGAGGCACCGGCGAGGCCACGGGGGGCGCCACGGGCGCTGGAGGGGGCGGTGGGGGCACCGATGGCGGCGGGGGGATCTCTTCATCCAGGCCGTGCCCATCGAGGGCCTGCGGGCGCAGGTCCCCCACCGAGCTGTACATCCGAATATTGCCATTGAGCTGGgagccagagcctgcaggagcagagagcgCAGCTGTGAGCCCCTCCCCATCGCTGCtgagccagcctggcctgcGCCAGTGGCCTGCCCAGCCAGCCAGCCCCTTGCCAGCCTTGTCTAAAACTTCCTGAACTTAACAGCCACTCTGCCTCACCCCTgaggaattaattaattttcaatgacttcaaaaaataattaatagcaGACTCTATTTTAGCATGAAAATATATGAGCAGACTgtctgctccagagctgggtACACACACATTTCCTGCCCTGAGGGCTCCGTGAGCACACTGTGCTGCTCAGGACTCCACCAAGAACATCCCTTACCAAGAGCTGCCTTTTCCACAAAGTCTTCTGGCACCGATGGCGTTGGCACAGCCACCCCGTGGGATTCTTGGGCGTTCTGCAGGGGTTGAGAAAACAGAGCTGTCAGTCTTACAGCCAGGGATCAGAGCAAAGGGCTGATGAGCAGCTGGTAATTTGTCCACACAGCCCTGATGGGATCCAGGGCAGTGTCTGTGATATGGAGGTCCCTGTGGAAGCTGCTGTTGACAGGCTTTGAGGGGATGAGTGAAGTCATCAAGGCTACACAGGTGATGGAGGACTAGGGAGGAATTCAGGCTATTTCACATCCCCCTGGAGGAATTCAGCTATTTCACATCCCCCTCAGggctgcccagctgccagcagcagcaccagcccctcaCCATTGATGTACCCGTGCACTGAGCAGCTcccctgggtgtgctgggcacTCTGGTGGGTAGCACTGCTGCAGTCACAGACAGACCTCCAGCTTTTTGTGAAACTGCCACCAGCATATCTGAGCACTCTGGGGAAAGCTGCTCTTTGTGTTTTGCTCAGTTACTCCCTTCACGCTCATGCTGAGAGCCCGTAGCTGGTACAGGACCGGCAACTTGGCAGCCTACACACCTGGGAGGGCGCCTGCAGCGAGGGCACTGCTGTAATTGGTAATTGCAGCCACCCAGGTGAGACATTGGGGCAGGTGACTCACCTGGAgcctgacagctctgccagcagcaaaa
Encoded proteins:
- the C24H6orf132 gene encoding uncharacterized protein C6orf132 homolog, producing the protein MKKHQPHSVQGTFSRLFGKRHSSPSAASLFATNPPWIFTQEVTSDSAGGTGDVIEVYYGDNRFGTVTDSGTATLKPRPRVRPLLTFLPLNAQESHGVAVPTPSVPEDFVEKAALGSGSQLNGNIRMYSSVGDLRPQALDGHGLDEEIPPPPSVPPPPPPAPVAPPVASPVPPPPEMLPPPPPLPPETVPPPPAMAAPPPPASALSSPSTPAPPDFIPPAPPGARDPFGPGMSKWKSETVLNTRQGDAEGPLCAAEPGVPAAPSPKESPQPKAEPHLTFPRSFKVPPPAPARSSSIPVQEGRQEPVPRQPHARPPLPPCFTIRAASKARPGEAEQRSSGLRQGLGKAAVPPPLSPKPGTGLSQGVNPAGRRSPLLGSEGERIPQLKIAGRDSPPKSEPLTANDLDLPPPDYPSCEDDWKDANNLNKLRDELSALLRSPRREERPLERPGAPQSLDSSPSHAGSREPGLSEPQLARKDTGLSKGGESEKKEAPSSPPSTSGGSPSTAVTAPESNPDTQPRSVMTIRNELEAVLSLKKEGKPAPGLSSQKQAVENGISTPQVRKSPPDVRKSPPDVRDSVVPKLVPSLLPAPAAAVEKDETDHEDHPAPAAGQVTEDVSPAPGSLHSSVSPPEPPQEPAEEPPAPSPPSAPVSPAQSPAPQPSPAIFQYKVHRAGASSAETPCAPGSAEPPHGPGSAEPPCPRSSGRSPPGTSGAGQEEVLIHPVTGEPVERGSPMALLLAARQRAQRSRQPGDGAAALRARPALRLGSASSDTTSSTSFFRHESKPCSFTVVPRPSAASPVGSGWSKPPSFSSSSEQGRAVREAQPPGPRRAAASSLLRGLLDSGQPGPAQPRVPSEEENGDTALDFGIIPPPPEFSNEANEGPLPSREENRKCPSVPDSGRGSGEPRYFRWAGYSRSYGGNNQEPAALPPLEKSWRNGDFTPQYPDHSSSSSFPSHGPNPRPLIKKRLYMSEPDSSYPRAAAAPRASGTLASTISSYGPGGFSSTPREGSRRPGPSPGPRNGPSSAQGRRPSADAAGKATAYGGTGAEAKYKGQNGDFSPASVLTASRPAHGTPHYGAPSNTFTVRPGTRQPISYSYQSHR